A DNA window from Castanea sativa cultivar Marrone di Chiusa Pesio chromosome 7, ASM4071231v1 contains the following coding sequences:
- the LOC142644769 gene encoding sulfate transporter 1.2-like isoform X2 has product MEIGSGPSLRHHPQPSSQIHKVERPPKQNVLTEFQTVIKETFFHDEPLRAFRGKRSHTKFYLVLQAIFPILEWAGSYNLQKFRGDLIAGLTIASLCVPQDIAYARLANLEPQYGLYSSFVPPLIYAFMGSSRDIAIGPVAVVSLLIGTMAQNEIDPKKNALAYRRLVFTATFFAGVTQFALGLFRLGFLIDFLSHAAIVGFMAGAAITIGLQQLKGLLGITNFTKKTDIISAMHSVFGTVHHGWNWQTIVIGLSFLAFLLLTKYIAKKYPKLFWVSAIAPLTSVIVATFCVYITRADKEGVAIVNRIKRGINPSSAHEIYWTGDLFLKGFKIGVVAGLIALTEAIAIARTFAAVKDYNVDGNKEMVAMGTMNIVGSMTSCYIATGSFSRSAVNFMAGCNTAVANIVMSCVVLLTLELITPLFEYTPNAVLASIIIAAVFPLVDIPAAILLWKIDKFDFLACVGAFFGVVFKSVEIGLLIAVAISFAKILLQVTRPRTAVLGRLPGTLVYRNVEQYPNATTVSGIMIIRVDSAIYFSNSNYIRERILRWLSNEEEDLKINSQPRIKFLIIEMSPVTDIDTSGIHSFEELHKTLQNRDVMDFYKFHILYVRKLALVYTHCIFFINTEYSS; this is encoded by the exons ATGGAGATTGGGAGTGGCCCTTCGTTGCGACACCATCCACAACCTTCTTCTCAAATTCACAAGGTGGAAAGGCCTCCTAAGCAAAATGTTCTCACAGAATTTCAAACTGTTATCAAGGAAACTTTCTTCCACGACGAACCCTTACGTGCTTTTCGGGGCAAAAGAAGTCATACAAAGTTTTATCTTGTACTCCAAGCAATTTTCCCAATTCTTGAATGGGCAGGAAGCTACAACCTACAAAAGTTCAGAGGAGACCTGATTGCTGGACTCACCATAGCTAGCCTCTGTGTCCCTCAA GATATTGCATATGCAAGGCTAGCAAATCTTGAACCCCAATATGGGTTAT ACTCTAGCTTCGTTCCACCTCTTATTTATGCCTTCATGGGTAGCTCCAGAGATATTGCCATAGGACCAGTGGCCGTGGTGTCTCTTTTGATTGGAACTATGGCGCAGAATGAGATTGATCCAAAGAAAAATGCTCTTGCTTATAGGCGTCTTGTATTCACTGCTACCTTTTTTGCTGGAGTCACTCAATTCGCACTTGGTCTTTTCAg ACTCGGTTTCTTAATTGACTTTCTGTCTCATGCTGCCATTGTTGGATTCATGGCTGGGGCCGCCATTACTATAGGCCTTCAACAGCTCAAAGGTCTTCTTGGTATAACAAACTTCACAAAGAAGACTGACATTATTTCGGCGATGCATTCAGTTTTTGGCACAGTACATCATGGG TGGAACTGGCAGACCATAGTAATTGGGTTGTCATTCTTGGCCTTCCTTTTGCTCACCAAGTACATC GCCAAAAAATACCCCAAATTATTTTGGGTATCTGCTATTGCTCCATTGACCTCTGTCATAGTAGCCACATTCTGTGTATATATTACCCGTGCTGATAAAGAAGGTGTAGCAATT GTGAACCGTATAAAAAGGGGCATAAACCCATCATCTGCTCATGAAATCTATTGGACTGGAGATTTATTTCTCAAAGGTTTTAAGATCGGTGTGGTAGCAGGTTTAATAGCATTGACT GAAGCTATAGCGATTGCTAGAACATTTGCTGCTGTGAAGGACTACAATGTGGATGGGAACAAAGAAATGGTGGCAATGGGAACTATGAACATTGTTGGTTCCATGACATCTTGTTATATAGCTACAG GATCATTCTCTCGCTCTGCAGTAAATTTCATGGCTGGCTGCAACACAGCAGTTGCCAACATTGTGATGTCTTGTGTTGTTCTTCTAACATTGGAACTCATCACACCATTGTTTGAGTACACCCCAAATGCTGTACTTGCTTCTATCATCATTGCAGCGGTGTTTCCCTTAGTTGACATTCCAGCTGCGATACTACTATGGAAGATTGATAAATTCGATTTTCTTGCTTGTGTGGGAGCCTTCTTTGGTGTGGTCTTTAAAAGTGTGGAGATAGGCCTTTTAATTGCG GTGGCTATATCCTTTGCCAAAATCCTCCTACAAGTTACAAGGCCACGGACTGCAGTACTCGGGAGGCTCCCAGGGACTCTTGTTTACAGGAATGTAGAGCAATATCCTAATGCAACAACTGTTTCTGGAATTATGATTATTCGAGTTGATTCTGCAATCTACTTTTCAAACTCCAACTATATTAGGGAGAG AATTTTGAGATGGCTaagcaatgaagaagaagatttgaAGATAAACAGTCAGCCCAGAATCAAATTTCTCATCATTGAAATGTCAC CTGTTACTGATATTGACACCAGTGGTATCCATTCTTTCGAAGAGTTACATAAGACACTTCAGAACAGAGATGTTATG GACTTCTACAAGTTTCATATATTATATGTTCGCAAATTGGCATTGGTTTACACCCACTGCATTTTCTTTATCAACACAGAATACTCAAGTTGA
- the LOC142644769 gene encoding sulfate transporter 1.2-like isoform X1, with amino-acid sequence MEIGSGPSLRHHPQPSSQIHKVERPPKQNVLTEFQTVIKETFFHDEPLRAFRGKRSHTKFYLVLQAIFPILEWAGSYNLQKFRGDLIAGLTIASLCVPQDIAYARLANLEPQYGLYSSFVPPLIYAFMGSSRDIAIGPVAVVSLLIGTMAQNEIDPKKNALAYRRLVFTATFFAGVTQFALGLFRLGFLIDFLSHAAIVGFMAGAAITIGLQQLKGLLGITNFTKKTDIISAMHSVFGTVHHGWNWQTIVIGLSFLAFLLLTKYIAKKYPKLFWVSAIAPLTSVIVATFCVYITRADKEGVAIVNRIKRGINPSSAHEIYWTGDLFLKGFKIGVVAGLIALTEAIAIARTFAAVKDYNVDGNKEMVAMGTMNIVGSMTSCYIATGSFSRSAVNFMAGCNTAVANIVMSCVVLLTLELITPLFEYTPNAVLASIIIAAVFPLVDIPAAILLWKIDKFDFLACVGAFFGVVFKSVEIGLLIAVAISFAKILLQVTRPRTAVLGRLPGTLVYRNVEQYPNATTVSGIMIIRVDSAIYFSNSNYIRERILRWLSNEEEDLKINSQPRIKFLIIEMSPVTDIDTSGIHSFEELHKTLQNRDVMLVLANPGAIVTEKLHASEFTKKIGEDMIFLTVADAIEMLSPRIKELP; translated from the exons ATGGAGATTGGGAGTGGCCCTTCGTTGCGACACCATCCACAACCTTCTTCTCAAATTCACAAGGTGGAAAGGCCTCCTAAGCAAAATGTTCTCACAGAATTTCAAACTGTTATCAAGGAAACTTTCTTCCACGACGAACCCTTACGTGCTTTTCGGGGCAAAAGAAGTCATACAAAGTTTTATCTTGTACTCCAAGCAATTTTCCCAATTCTTGAATGGGCAGGAAGCTACAACCTACAAAAGTTCAGAGGAGACCTGATTGCTGGACTCACCATAGCTAGCCTCTGTGTCCCTCAA GATATTGCATATGCAAGGCTAGCAAATCTTGAACCCCAATATGGGTTAT ACTCTAGCTTCGTTCCACCTCTTATTTATGCCTTCATGGGTAGCTCCAGAGATATTGCCATAGGACCAGTGGCCGTGGTGTCTCTTTTGATTGGAACTATGGCGCAGAATGAGATTGATCCAAAGAAAAATGCTCTTGCTTATAGGCGTCTTGTATTCACTGCTACCTTTTTTGCTGGAGTCACTCAATTCGCACTTGGTCTTTTCAg ACTCGGTTTCTTAATTGACTTTCTGTCTCATGCTGCCATTGTTGGATTCATGGCTGGGGCCGCCATTACTATAGGCCTTCAACAGCTCAAAGGTCTTCTTGGTATAACAAACTTCACAAAGAAGACTGACATTATTTCGGCGATGCATTCAGTTTTTGGCACAGTACATCATGGG TGGAACTGGCAGACCATAGTAATTGGGTTGTCATTCTTGGCCTTCCTTTTGCTCACCAAGTACATC GCCAAAAAATACCCCAAATTATTTTGGGTATCTGCTATTGCTCCATTGACCTCTGTCATAGTAGCCACATTCTGTGTATATATTACCCGTGCTGATAAAGAAGGTGTAGCAATT GTGAACCGTATAAAAAGGGGCATAAACCCATCATCTGCTCATGAAATCTATTGGACTGGAGATTTATTTCTCAAAGGTTTTAAGATCGGTGTGGTAGCAGGTTTAATAGCATTGACT GAAGCTATAGCGATTGCTAGAACATTTGCTGCTGTGAAGGACTACAATGTGGATGGGAACAAAGAAATGGTGGCAATGGGAACTATGAACATTGTTGGTTCCATGACATCTTGTTATATAGCTACAG GATCATTCTCTCGCTCTGCAGTAAATTTCATGGCTGGCTGCAACACAGCAGTTGCCAACATTGTGATGTCTTGTGTTGTTCTTCTAACATTGGAACTCATCACACCATTGTTTGAGTACACCCCAAATGCTGTACTTGCTTCTATCATCATTGCAGCGGTGTTTCCCTTAGTTGACATTCCAGCTGCGATACTACTATGGAAGATTGATAAATTCGATTTTCTTGCTTGTGTGGGAGCCTTCTTTGGTGTGGTCTTTAAAAGTGTGGAGATAGGCCTTTTAATTGCG GTGGCTATATCCTTTGCCAAAATCCTCCTACAAGTTACAAGGCCACGGACTGCAGTACTCGGGAGGCTCCCAGGGACTCTTGTTTACAGGAATGTAGAGCAATATCCTAATGCAACAACTGTTTCTGGAATTATGATTATTCGAGTTGATTCTGCAATCTACTTTTCAAACTCCAACTATATTAGGGAGAG AATTTTGAGATGGCTaagcaatgaagaagaagatttgaAGATAAACAGTCAGCCCAGAATCAAATTTCTCATCATTGAAATGTCAC CTGTTACTGATATTGACACCAGTGGTATCCATTCTTTCGAAGAGTTACATAAGACACTTCAGAACAGAGATGTTATG CTTGTTTTAGCAAACCCCGGGGCAATCGTGACTGAAAAGTTGCATGCATCCGAGTTTACAAAAAAGATCGGCGAAGACATGATCTTTCTCACAGTTGCAGATGCTATTGAAATGCTGTCGCCGAGGATTAAAGAACTACCATAA